One region of Thalassophryne amazonica chromosome 16, fThaAma1.1, whole genome shotgun sequence genomic DNA includes:
- the rpusd1 gene encoding RNA pseudouridylate synthase domain-containing protein 1 — MVTTEPASLESLSVLYQSDDFIVVNKHWDIRIDSKMWYEKHTVQAQLRHRFPQLADPDTYYGFRFCHQLDFSTSGALCVALNKAAAGRAYRCFKDRTVTKAYLSLLRGWVEEETQTVDFSIGKNSSEGKTHMMCIEGTDGCENPKPCQTELTVLEYGQYQGDCVTKVLLQPLTGRTHQLRVHCSAIGHPIVGDFTYSLGLDDAPYRMMLHAHLLHIPLEPQPLLVFAGDPFLPSVDPKWLPQRTLRTLKDIVEALLDRRMEEQRIIKEEKTKKEKERRKGCRGKNWEEESEQQKKQHQEWLSEWAAD; from the exons ATGGTTACCACAGAACCTGCGAGCCTGGAGAGCCTAAGTGTCCTGTACCAGAGTGATGATTTTATTGTGGTGAACAAGCACTGGGACATCCGTATCGACAGCAAAATGTGGTACGAGAAACACACCGTACAGGCACAGCTTCGACACCGCTTCCCTCAACTGGCCGATCCTGACACTTACTACGGATTCAG GTTCTGTCATCAGTTGGATTTCTCCACCAGTGGGGCTCTTTGTGTTGCCTTGAACAAGGCTGCTGCCGGGCGAGCATACCGCTGCTTTAAAGACCGCACCGTCACTAAAGCTTACCTCTCCCTG TTGCGTGGCTGGGTTGAAGAGGAGACACAAACAGTTGACTTCTCCATTGGAAAGAACTCCTCAGAGGGCAAAACACATATGATGTGTATCGAGGGGACAGATG GCTGTGAGAACCCCAAGCCTTGTCAGACTGAGCTCACAGTGTTGGAGTACGGACAGTATCAGGGAGACTGTGTTACCAAggtgctgctgcagccactcacaG GACGGACACACCAGTTAAGGGTCCACTGCAGTGCAATAGGCCATCCCATCGTCGGGGACTTCACCTACAGTTTGGGATTGGATGATGCCCCCTACCGCATGATGCTGCACGCACATCTTCTCCACATTCCCCTGGAACCCCAGCCGTTACTCGTGTTTGCTGGCGATCCCTTTTTGCCCTCAGTGGACCCCAAGTGGCTGCCACAGCGCACATTACGGACATTGAAAGACATTGTGGAAGCCCTGCTAGATCGcaggatggaggagcagaggataatCAAGGAGGAGAAAACCAAGAAAGAGAAGGAGAGAAGGAAAGGGTGCAGGGGAAAGAATTGGGAGGAGGAGAGCGAGCAACAGAAGAAGCAGCATCAGGAGTGGCTGAGTGAATGGGCTGCAGACTGA